Genomic DNA from Nonomuraea rubra:
TCGCCTATCCGGTCCACGTGGGCCAGCCGGTGCGGGTCGGGCACGAAGTCGCGCAGCCCCTGGCGTACGGCCTCGGACGGCACCCCGAGCGAGCGGGCCAGGGCGGCGGCGGCCAGCGCGTTGGCCACGTTGTGCGGCGCGAAGGGGCGGATGTCCTCCAGCGTCGCCAGCTCCTCGGCCGCCTCGACCGGGTCGGCCACGAACGCCCGGTCCACCAGCAGGTCCTCCACCACGCCGATCTCGCCCCGCTTGGGCACGCGCAGCGTGAACCCGACGGCCCCGGGGTACGGCGCGGCCAGCCGGGCGGTCTCGGGATCGTCCGCGTTGAAGATCACGGTGCCGGCCCGCTCGTAGATGCGGCCCTTGGCGGCGGCGTACTCCTCCATGGACCCGTGCCAGTCGAGGTGGTCGGGCGCCACGTTCAGGATGGCCGCGGCGTGCGGGGCCAGCGTGCCGGACCAGTGGAGCTGGAAGCTGGACAGCTCGACGGCCAGCACGTCGTACGGCTCCGCGACGGCCTGCACCACGGGCACCCCCACGTTCCCCACGGCCAGGGCCTTACGGCCGTCGGCCTGGAGGATGGCGGTGAGCATGCGTACCGCGGTGGTCTTGCCGTTGGTCCCGGTGAGCGCCAGCCAGGGCGCGGCGTGACCGGGGCGCAGCCGCCAGGCCAGCTCCACCTCGCCGACGACCTCGACGCCGGCGCCCAGCGCGGCGGCGATCAGCGGGTGGTGCGGCGCCCACCCGGTGGTGACCAGCCGCGTCACCCCTTCGGGCAGCACCATCTCGCCGAACCGGGTCTCCACGCCGAGCCGGGCGAGCCCGGCCGCGGCGTCGAGCTGCCGCTCGCCCTCCACGGACTCGACGACCACGACCCGCTCGCCGCGCGCGGCCAGCACCCTGGCGACGGCGGTACCGGACACTCCGAGCCCGGCCACACAGGTGTAACTCATTACTTGGGCATCCACTCCACGTAGAACAGCCCCAGCCCGAGCGCCGCGCACAGGATCGCGATCAGCCAGAATCGGACCACGATCGTGGTCTCAGCCCAGCCCTTGAGCTCGAAGTGATGCTGCAGGGGGGCCATTCTGAACACACGTTTGCCGGTCATCTTGAACGACCCGACCTGGATGATGACCGACAGCGTGATGATCACGCACAGGCCGGCCAGGATGATCAGCAGGAGCTGGGTGCGGGTGGCGATGGCCAGCCCGGCCAGCACGCCGCCCAGGGCCAGCGAGCCGGTGTCGCCCATGAAGATCTTGGCGGGCGGCGCGTTCCACCACAGGAACCCGATCAGCGCCCCCAGCACGGCACAGGCCACCACCGCCAGGTCGAGCGGATCCCGCACCCAGTAGCAGTTGGGGCCGAGCTGGTCGATGCAGTTGTTGCGCAGCTGCCAGTTGCCGATCAGCACGTACGCGGCCAGCACCGCCCCCGTGGCGCCACTGGCCAGGCCGTCGAGACCGTCGGTGAGGTTCACCGCGTTGGAGAACCCGACGATCATGATGAGCACCCAGATGGTGAACCCGACGATGCCGATCGACGGGCCGATGTCGCGCAGGAACGACACGCGGGTCTCGGCGGGGGTGATGCCGTAGACGTTCGGCTGGCGGGTCACCAGGACGGCGAAGACCGCGCCGACGACGAGCTGGCCGAGCGCCTTGGCGCCGCTGCGCAGGCCGAGGCTGCGCTGCTTGTAGATCTTGATGAAGTCGTCGAGGAAGCCGACCGCGCCCAGCCCGGTCATCAGGAACAGCACCAGCATGCCCGACACGGTCGGGGGCTCCACCGTGGCCAGGTGGGAGGCGCCGTAGGCGAGCAGCGCGGCCAGCACGAACACGATGCCGCCCATCGTGGGCGTGCCCTTCTTGCCGAGGTGGGCCTGCACGCCCTCCTCGCGGACGTTCTGGCCGATGCCTCGCCGGGAGAACAGCCTGATCGCCAGGGGGGTGCCGAGCATCGACAGGACCAGGCCCACCGCGCCGGCGATGACGATGTTGATCACTGGGTGGCACCTCCGAGCACGAGCTCGGCCGTCCGCTCCAGACCCATGGCCCTCGGGCCCTTGATCAGCACCGCGTCACCCGGCCGCAGCCACGCGGCCAGCTCCCTCGCGGCCGCCTCGGCGTCGGGCACGTGCACGATCCGCGTCGGCTGCCCGTAACCGGGCTGCCCATGGCCGGGCTGCCCGGGGTAGGCGGGCGCTCCCGGAGGTGCGCCGTCCGGCCCCTGCCACCCGGCGGGGGGCTGTGCGGCGCTCGCCTGGGCGGCCGCGTGGGCGCCCGCCAGGACCGGCTCGGCGTCGGGTCCGGCGACGACGAGCCCCGCCAGCCCCGCGCCGCCGGCCAGCCGGCCGAGCTCGGCGTTGAGCGCGGGCCCCTCCTCGCCCAGCTCCCGCAGCGCCGCGATGACCGCGAAGCGCCGCCGCCCCCTGCCCAGCACCTCGAACGCCGAGAAGGCCGCCTTCATGGAGTCGGGGTTGGCGTTGTACGCGTCGTTGACCACGGTGACCCCGTCGGCCCGCTCCGTGACCTCCATCCGCCACCGGCTGCGCGGCGTGGCCTCCGACAGCTCCTCGGCGATCGTGGCCACCGGCAGGCCCAGCTCGTACCCGGCCGCCGCCGCGGCCAGCGCGTTCTCGACGGCGTGCTCCCCGTACAGCTGCAGCGACACGTGCGCGGCCCCGGACGGGGTGCGCAGCGTGAACGAGGCGCGCCCGCGCGCGTCCACCACGACCCCCTCGGCCCTGATCGACGCCGACTCGCCGCGCCCGTAGAAGGTGATCCGCGCCTCGGTGCGCGTGGCCATGCCGCGCACCAGCGGGTCGTCGGCGTTGAGCACGGCCACGCCCGAGCGCGGCAGCGACTCCACCAGCTCCCCCTTGGCCTTGGCGATGGCCTCCTTGCCGCCGAACACGCCGAGGTGCGCGGTGCCGACGTTGAGCACCACGCCGATCTGCGGCGGGGCGATGCGGGTCAGCTCCTTGATGTGGCCGATGTTGCGCGCGGCCAGCTCCAGCACCATGAACCGGGTGTCGAGGTCGGCGCGCAGCACGGTCAGCGGGTGGCCGAGCTCGTTGTTGAAGCTGCCCTGGGGCGCGATGGTGGCGCCGATCCTGGCGGTGAGCCTGGCCAGCAGGTCCTTGGTGCTGGTCTTGCCGGCCGAGCCGGTGACGCCGATGACGGTGACGTTCGACAGCGTACGGACCTGGGCGGCGGCCAGCTCGGCCAGCGCGGCGGCGGTGTCGGGAACGATCACCGCGGGCGCCTCGACCGGCCTGGCGGCCAGCACGGCGACGGCTCCGGCCCGGATGGCGTGCGCGGCGTAGTCGTGACCGTCGACCCGCGCGCCCTTGATGGCGACGAACAGGGATCCCGGTTCAACGGCCCGCGAGTCGATCACGACGGGCCCGCGCACCACCGCGCGGGGATCGGCCATGCCCGACAGGGCGCCCGAGGTTATCTCGGCGATCCTGGCCAGCGGCAACGGGATCATTAGTGCTTCCTGCTTTCCTTGCGTGCGTCGATCGCTCCGGCGACCACTTCGCGGTCGTCGAAGGGGATCACCTCGCCTGAAACGTACTGGCCCTGCTCGTGACCCTTGCCCGCCACGACGATCACGTCGCCGCGCCCGGCCCGGGCGATCGCCAGGCCGATGGCGGCCGCGCGGTCGGGCTCAATGATCACATGAGCGCGGTCGTGCTGCGGAACGCGGAGCGCTCCCTCCATCATCGTCGCGAGGATGGCCAGCGGATCCTCCGAGCGCGGATTGTCGCTCGTGAAAATGGCCACATCCGCCAGCTCGGCGGAGATTTCCCCCATGATGGGGCGTTTACCCTTGTCGCGGTCGCCGCCGCAGCCGAGCACGATCGTCAGCGTGCCCTCCGTGACCGTACGCAGCGAGCGCAGCACCGACTCGACGGCCCCCGGCTTGTGCGAGTAGTCCACGACGGCCTGGAAGTCGTCCTCGGCGCCCGTGACGCGCTGCATGCGCCCGGGCACCCCGCCCAGCGTGCCGACGCCGTGCACGGCCGTGTGCAGCGGCACCCCGGCCTCGACGAGCGTGACGACGGCGCCGAGCGCGTTGGCCACGTTGAACGGGCCGGGCAGCGCGACGCTCGCGTCGGCCTCGACGCCGCCGGGCCCGACCACCCGGAAGACGCTGCCGTCGGAGCCGAGCCTGGCGTCCACCGCCCGCCATTCGGCCTCCGGGTCGCCCAGCGCCGAGAACGTGGTCATCGGCACCTTCGCCAGGTCGAGCAGCTCGCGCCCGTAGCGGTCGTCGAGGTTGGTCACCCCGACGCGGCTCAGCTCCGGCTGGAACAGCTTCACCTTGGTCGCGAAGTAGTCCTCGAAGTCCTTGTGGAAGTCGAGGTGGTCCTGCGACAGGTTCGTGAACAGGGCGACGTCGTAGTAGATGCCGTCGACCCTGCCGAGGGCGAGCGCGTGGCTGGAGACCTCCATGGCGGCCGCGGTGACGCCCTCCTCGCGCATCAGCGCGAACAGGCCGTGCAGGTCGCTGGCCTCCGGCGTGGTCAGCGTGGGCTGGAAGCGCAGGTCGCCCGCGTGGATCTCGACGCCGCCCACCAGCCCCGCCCGATGGCCGGCGGCCCGCAGGCCCGCCTCCAGCATGAACGTGGTGGTGGACTTGCCGCTGGTGCCCGTGACGCCGAGCACCTGGACGTCGTGGGCCGGCTGCCCGTACACCCAGGAGGAGATCTGCCCGAGCAGGGCGCGCGGGTCGGGCACGATGAGCACCGGCAGGCCGGTGGCCACGGCCGCGTCGCGGCCCGCCCGGTCGGTGAGCACGGCCACGGCGCCGGACGCCATCGCGTCGGCGGCGAACGTGGCGCCGTGGACCCGGTTGCCGGGCAGCGCTACGTAGAGGTCGCCGCGTCTGACGCTGCGGCTGTCGATGGTGACGCCGGTCAGCGCGGCATGAGGCGACCGCGCAGTGCCCGAATCGGCGTCGAGCATGGTCGCGAGCCCGGTCAGCGGGCGAGGCGGGCTGGTCGTGGGACGCATAGACGACGGGGGACGCACGGCGAGAGCGTACCTTCCCTGGTCACTGTCCGGCGCGCGTACGCACCGTCGGCGCGGCGGAGCCTGTGGGAGGAATCTTCTTGCTCTTGATGGCGAACGTCATCACATCCTTGAACACGGGGGCCGCCAACTGCCCGCCGAAGTGGCCCTTCTTCGGGTTCTGCAGCACCGACAGCACCACCAGCCGGGGCTTGTCGGCCGGCGCGAACCCGACGAACGAGGCGGTGTAACCGTCGTAGCGGCCGAGCTCGGCGTCGTACCGGTTGGCCGTGCCCGTCTTGCCCGCCACCCGGTAGCCGTCGATGGCCGCGAGCTGGCCCGTGCCCTCCTCGCCCACCGCGCTCTCCAGCATGGTCGTGATCTCCTTGGCCGTCGTCTCGCTCACCACCCTGGTCTGCTTACCAGCAGGAGCCGGGACGAACCTGCCCGTGGCGTCCGTCGTGCCCGCCACGATCTGCGGCTCGATCTTCACGCCGCCGTTGGCGATCGTCTGGTAGACGCTCGCCATCTGCAGGGCCGTCACCGAGACGCCCTGCCCGTAGGCGACCGTGCAGCTCTGGCTGCCCGACCACTTGCGGTAGTCGGGCAGCAGACCCGCCTCCGCGCCGGGCACGCCGCCACCAGGCGTGGAGCCGAACCCGAACGCCTTCAGCATCTCGTACAGCTTCTGGCTGCCGACCTTGCGCGCCGCCATGACCGTGGCCACGTTACTGGACTGCGCCATCGCCTGGCGGAACGTCAGCGCCTCCACCTTGTGCGCGTGGGCGTCACGCAGCACCTGGTCGGCGCACCTGATCCGGTCGGGCACCTGGTAGACCGTGTCGGGGGTCACCACCTTGGCCTCCAGCGCCGCGGCGGCGGTGATCACCTTGTTGGTGCTGCCCGGCTCGAACACGTCGGCGGCGGCCTTGTTGACGTACCTGGACTCGGGGGCCTTGCGCCAGTTGTTCAGGTCGAGCTCGGGAGCGTTGGCCATGGCCACGATCTGCGCCGTCTGCACGTCCATGACGATCACGGTGCCGCTGTCGGACCCGGACCTCTGCACCTGCTCGGCGATCGACTTCTGGGCGGCCCACTGGATGTCGCGGTCGATGGTCAGCCGCATGTCCTGGCCGTCCACGGGCGCGGTGCGCTGGCTGCTGGTCATCGGGATGCGCAGGCCGTCGCGGCCCGTCTCGACGCGCTGCTCGCCGTCGCGCCCGGCCAGCAGCGAGTTCTTGGCCTGCTCCATGCCGCCGAGCCCGTCGCCCTCGTCGCCGACGAACCCGATCAGGCTCCCCGCCAGATCGCCGGACGGGTAGAGCCGCTTGTACGTCTTCTTCGCCGACAGCGCGGGCACGCGCGCCTGCAGCAGGCGCGTGGCCACGACGGGATCGACGTCCCTGGCCAGGAGCTGGTAGTGGGTGCCCGGCTTGGCCAGCTTGGCGGCGATCTCCTGCTCGTCCTTGCCGAGCTGCTGGGCCAGGATCTTGGCGACGTTGGCGCGCACGCCGACCGGCACCTTGGTGGGGTCGATCGACACCTCGCGGGCCTCGACCGTGACGGCCAGGTCGTGGCCGTTGACGTCGGTGATCGAGCCGCGCTTGGCCGGGATCGTCTCGACGTGCTGGCGCTGGTCGGCGGCGGCCTCCTCGTACACCTTGGAGTCGAGGCCCTGCATCTGGATCAGGCGCCCGGCGAAGATCGACAGGATGAACGTCATGCCGATCAGGCCGAAGTTGATCCGCCGGCGCGGGCTGCCCAGCCGCAGCACCAGCGGCGGGCGCGGCGGCCTGGGCGGCGGCCTGCGCGGGCCCCTGGGCGGCGGCACGTCGCCACCCAGCGGGCCGCGCCTGGCGGCCCGCTCGCGTGCCTCCGGGCGGGAGCTTCCCGGCTGGGGGCGGCGGTGCGGCCCGTCCTCCTGCCTGCTCCTGCGCCTGGCGTCCTCACCTCCGCCCCGCCCGGACTCCGTCCCGCCCCGTCCGGCCTCGGGTCTGGCACGCCCGCTCTCGGGCCTGGCGCGGCCGGTCTCGGCCCGCCCCGCCTCCGCTCTGGCGCGGCCGGTCTCGGGCCTGGCGCGACCGCTCTCCGCCCCGGTGCGGCCGCTCTCCGCCCTGGGACGCCCTGCCTCCGACCCGGTGCGCCCGTCCCCGCGCCGCGCGCCGGTCCCGCGGGCCGCGGCGCCTCCGGATCCGGCGCCCCGGGATGCCGAGGGGCGGTCGTCGGGCCGCTCGCCCGCACGACCGCGGTCACGCTCGTCCCGCCCCTGCACGCGGCCCCTCAGCCGCTCGTCCTCTCCGGCGCCCCGGGAGCCACGGCCCCTGGGGCTGTCGGTGTCCTCGCGTCCCTGGGCGCCGCGGCCGCGCGGGGAGTCGCCCTCGTCGCGGGGCCGCCTGCGGGTGTCGTCCGCCGGCTCCTGCCGGGAGCGGCCGCGCGCGTTGTCGCCGGAGTCACGCCCCGGCCGGTCACGGCCGTCGTCGCGGCCGAACGTGTCACGTCCGAACGGCAGGTCGAGGGGGTCGCGCGGGCGTCGCGGCGGGTTCTCGGGCGACGCCGGACGCCCCGCCCCGTCGGAACGCCCCCCGTCAGAACGGCCCCCGTCCGAGCGGGAACCGTCCGAGCGGGAACCGTCAGAACGGCCCCCGTCAGACCGCGAACCGTCCGAACGGGAGCCGCCGCCCTGGCGCCCCGCCCGCCCCGGACCTCCCGGCGTACGACGAGCGGCGCCGGGCCCTCCCTGAGAGCCGGCGCCGCCAGCGCCGCGGCCGGGTCCCTGCCCCCTGCCGCCCGAATCCCTCACCGCTCCGTGTCCACCCGGCTCGCCTGGTCACCCGCGCTGCTCCAGCTGTTGACCTCGCCCCAGTCGCGGTCGTAGCCCTGCTTCTCGGCCAGGTCGGCGATGACGTCGGGCTGGGTCTTGCGCTGGTACTCCTGGTCGATCTGCTCGTTCTGCAGCCGCGCCTCGGCGATCTCCTTGCGCAGGGTGGCGTCGGTGATGGCGTCCTGGGCGAGCATGGTGTTGAGCAGCAGCAGGCTCACCAGGCCGCCACAGAGCAGCCCGACGACGAGCAGCACGAACGGCGCCCGCTGCCGCCGCGCGGGACCACGCCGCGCCGCGGGACGGCTCGCCGCCGTCTCGGCACGCGAGCGCCCGCCGGCCGGCCGCTTCCCGGCGGCCTGGGCACGCACCCGCTCGACGACCGGCGTCCTGCGGCTCGCACCCCGCACCCGCTCGGCGGCCGGCACCTCACGACCGGCGGCGTCACGCACCCGCTCACCCGCGTCACGCCCGCCCGTCTCACGGCCGGCGGCACCGCGCACCCGCCCGGCGGCCTCACGGCCACCGGCGGAGCCGCGCGAGCGGCCGGCGGCGGGCGCCGTGCCATCCGCCTCGGCCCGAGCGCGCTCGTCGGCCGGCCGCCTCCCGGCGGCCTCGGCGCGGGTTCGTTCGGCGGCCGAGCGCTTGGCC
This window encodes:
- the murD gene encoding UDP-N-acetylmuramoyl-L-alanine--D-glutamate ligase, giving the protein MSYTCVAGLGVSGTAVARVLAARGERVVVVESVEGERQLDAAAGLARLGVETRFGEMVLPEGVTRLVTTGWAPHHPLIAAALGAGVEVVGEVELAWRLRPGHAAPWLALTGTNGKTTAVRMLTAILQADGRKALAVGNVGVPVVQAVAEPYDVLAVELSSFQLHWSGTLAPHAAAILNVAPDHLDWHGSMEEYAAAKGRIYERAGTVIFNADDPETARLAAPYPGAVGFTLRVPKRGEIGVVEDLLVDRAFVADPVEAAEELATLEDIRPFAPHNVANALAAAALARSLGVPSEAVRQGLRDFVPDPHRLAHVDRIGEVDYIDDSKATNPHAAAAALASYPSVVWVAGGLLKGADVDDLVRQAAPRLRGAVLLGTDRARIAEAIARHAPNVPLVDIPDRDTGAMEKVVTEAARLASPGDTVLLSPAGASLDMFANYPARGEAFARAVRELKQRHERER
- the mraY gene encoding phospho-N-acetylmuramoyl-pentapeptide-transferase; the protein is MINIVIAGAVGLVLSMLGTPLAIRLFSRRGIGQNVREEGVQAHLGKKGTPTMGGIVFVLAALLAYGASHLATVEPPTVSGMLVLFLMTGLGAVGFLDDFIKIYKQRSLGLRSGAKALGQLVVGAVFAVLVTRQPNVYGITPAETRVSFLRDIGPSIGIVGFTIWVLIMIVGFSNAVNLTDGLDGLASGATGAVLAAYVLIGNWQLRNNCIDQLGPNCYWVRDPLDLAVVACAVLGALIGFLWWNAPPAKIFMGDTGSLALGGVLAGLAIATRTQLLLIILAGLCVIITLSVIIQVGSFKMTGKRVFRMAPLQHHFELKGWAETTIVVRFWLIAILCAALGLGLFYVEWMPK
- a CDS encoding UDP-N-acetylmuramoyl-tripeptide--D-alanyl-D-alanine ligase, with translation MIPLPLARIAEITSGALSGMADPRAVVRGPVVIDSRAVEPGSLFVAIKGARVDGHDYAAHAIRAGAVAVLAARPVEAPAVIVPDTAAALAELAAAQVRTLSNVTVIGVTGSAGKTSTKDLLARLTARIGATIAPQGSFNNELGHPLTVLRADLDTRFMVLELAARNIGHIKELTRIAPPQIGVVLNVGTAHLGVFGGKEAIAKAKGELVESLPRSGVAVLNADDPLVRGMATRTEARITFYGRGESASIRAEGVVVDARGRASFTLRTPSGAAHVSLQLYGEHAVENALAAAAAGYELGLPVATIAEELSEATPRSRWRMEVTERADGVTVVNDAYNANPDSMKAAFSAFEVLGRGRRRFAVIAALRELGEEGPALNAELGRLAGGAGLAGLVVAGPDAEPVLAGAHAAAQASAAQPPAGWQGPDGAPPGAPAYPGQPGHGQPGYGQPTRIVHVPDAEAAARELAAWLRPGDAVLIKGPRAMGLERTAELVLGGATQ
- a CDS encoding UDP-N-acetylmuramoyl-L-alanyl-D-glutamate--2,6-diaminopimelate ligase — translated: MRPTTSPPRPLTGLATMLDADSGTARSPHAALTGVTIDSRSVRRGDLYVALPGNRVHGATFAADAMASGAVAVLTDRAGRDAAVATGLPVLIVPDPRALLGQISSWVYGQPAHDVQVLGVTGTSGKSTTTFMLEAGLRAAGHRAGLVGGVEIHAGDLRFQPTLTTPEASDLHGLFALMREEGVTAAAMEVSSHALALGRVDGIYYDVALFTNLSQDHLDFHKDFEDYFATKVKLFQPELSRVGVTNLDDRYGRELLDLAKVPMTTFSALGDPEAEWRAVDARLGSDGSVFRVVGPGGVEADASVALPGPFNVANALGAVVTLVEAGVPLHTAVHGVGTLGGVPGRMQRVTGAEDDFQAVVDYSHKPGAVESVLRSLRTVTEGTLTIVLGCGGDRDKGKRPIMGEISAELADVAIFTSDNPRSEDPLAILATMMEGALRVPQHDRAHVIIEPDRAAAIGLAIARAGRGDVIVVAGKGHEQGQYVSGEVIPFDDREVVAGAIDARKESRKH
- a CDS encoding peptidoglycan D,D-transpeptidase FtsI family protein, which gives rise to MQGRDERDRGRAGERPDDRPSASRGAGSGGAAARGTGARRGDGRTGSEAGRPRAESGRTGAESGRARPETGRARAEAGRAETGRARPESGRARPEAGRGGTESGRGGGEDARRRSRQEDGPHRRPQPGSSRPEARERAARRGPLGGDVPPPRGPRRPPPRPPRPPLVLRLGSPRRRINFGLIGMTFILSIFAGRLIQMQGLDSKVYEEAAADQRQHVETIPAKRGSITDVNGHDLAVTVEAREVSIDPTKVPVGVRANVAKILAQQLGKDEQEIAAKLAKPGTHYQLLARDVDPVVATRLLQARVPALSAKKTYKRLYPSGDLAGSLIGFVGDEGDGLGGMEQAKNSLLAGRDGEQRVETGRDGLRIPMTSSQRTAPVDGQDMRLTIDRDIQWAAQKSIAEQVQRSGSDSGTVIVMDVQTAQIVAMANAPELDLNNWRKAPESRYVNKAAADVFEPGSTNKVITAAAALEAKVVTPDTVYQVPDRIRCADQVLRDAHAHKVEALTFRQAMAQSSNVATVMAARKVGSQKLYEMLKAFGFGSTPGGGVPGAEAGLLPDYRKWSGSQSCTVAYGQGVSVTALQMASVYQTIANGGVKIEPQIVAGTTDATGRFVPAPAGKQTRVVSETTAKEITTMLESAVGEEGTGQLAAIDGYRVAGKTGTANRYDAELGRYDGYTASFVGFAPADKPRLVVLSVLQNPKKGHFGGQLAAPVFKDVMTFAIKSKKIPPTGSAAPTVRTRAGQ